In Trueperaceae bacterium, a genomic segment contains:
- the hisF gene encoding imidazole glycerol phosphate synthase subunit HisF produces the protein MLAKRIIPCLDVHAGRVTRGQQFGRAELGELADVGDPVALALHYNAEGADELVLYDITATSEGRGNILDVAARVAERCFMPLTIGGGVRELADVRALTLAGADKVSVNSAAVADPELVRRAADAFGSQAIVLSIDVKRGAGGGWEVYVAGGRRATGLEMTAWAERGQALGAGEIVLNSIDGDGMGSGYDLAALRALRAAVDVPIVASGGAGSAEDMRDALLTGVDAALAAGIFHRGEVSIGAVKRVCREAGLPVREVAA, from the coding sequence ATGCTCGCCAAACGGATCATCCCCTGCCTCGACGTACACGCCGGACGAGTCACCCGCGGTCAGCAGTTCGGGCGCGCGGAGCTCGGTGAGCTGGCCGACGTGGGCGACCCCGTCGCCCTGGCATTGCACTACAACGCCGAGGGCGCCGATGAGCTCGTGCTGTACGACATCACGGCCACAAGCGAGGGCAGGGGGAACATCCTCGACGTCGCCGCCAGGGTCGCCGAACGCTGCTTCATGCCCCTCACCATCGGCGGCGGCGTGCGGGAACTGGCCGACGTGCGCGCCCTGACGCTGGCCGGCGCCGACAAGGTCTCCGTCAACTCCGCTGCCGTCGCGGACCCGGAGCTCGTGCGCCGCGCCGCCGACGCCTTCGGGTCGCAGGCGATCGTCCTGTCCATCGACGTCAAGCGTGGGGCCGGCGGAGGCTGGGAGGTGTACGTCGCCGGTGGGCGGCGCGCGACCGGGCTGGAGATGACCGCCTGGGCGGAGCGCGGCCAGGCGCTCGGCGCCGGCGAGATCGTGCTGAACAGCATCGACGGTGACGGCATGGGCTCCGGCTACGACCTCGCGGCGCTCAGGGCGCTCAGGGCCGCGGTCGACGTTCCGATCGTCGCCTCGGGCGGGGCGGGTAGCGCCGAGGACATGCGCGACGCCCTGCTGACGGGGGTGGACGCGGCCCTGGCGGCGGGCATATTCCACCGTGGCGAGGTGAGTATAGGCGCCGTCAAGCGCGTCTGCCGCGAGGCGGGGCTACCGGTGCGCGAGGTGGCGGCGTGA
- the murI gene encoding glutamate racemase, whose translation MRVPRRDLAPLGVFDSGVGGLTVLTALRAALPDETFIYLGDTARVPYGSKPLGMVRGFAAEIVAELVDRGVKGIVVACNTASAAALPGLASTATVPLWGVVEPGVEAALRASPGGRVGVLGTVGTVGARVYQDRLEAAGRATWGRACPLFVPLVEEGLAVGEGTEIARLVARHYLADRPELDALILGCTHYPALKGVLRSVLGDELPLIDSAAEVAAVVARDLAAMGLAAPRGRTGGAAYLVTGDVTTFAHSARVLGVTGVVAEHLDVARLARRRELRP comes from the coding sequence CTGCGCGTGCCGCGCCGCGACCTCGCCCCCCTCGGAGTGTTCGACTCGGGGGTCGGCGGCCTGACGGTGTTGACAGCGCTGCGCGCCGCCCTGCCCGACGAGACGTTCATCTACCTTGGCGACACCGCCCGCGTGCCCTACGGTTCCAAGCCGCTCGGCATGGTGCGCGGCTTCGCCGCGGAGATCGTGGCGGAGCTGGTGGATCGCGGCGTCAAGGGGATCGTGGTGGCCTGCAACACGGCCTCCGCCGCCGCCCTGCCCGGGTTGGCCTCCACCGCCACCGTGCCCCTCTGGGGCGTCGTCGAACCCGGCGTCGAGGCGGCGCTGCGCGCCTCCCCCGGCGGACGGGTGGGGGTGCTTGGCACCGTCGGCACGGTCGGCGCCAGGGTCTACCAGGACCGGCTGGAGGCCGCGGGGCGCGCCACGTGGGGGCGGGCGTGCCCCCTGTTCGTGCCCCTGGTCGAGGAGGGCCTGGCGGTCGGGGAAGGCACGGAGATCGCCCGCCTCGTCGCGCGCCACTACCTGGCCGACCGCCCGGAGCTCGACGCGCTCATCCTCGGCTGCACGCACTACCCTGCCCTCAAGGGCGTGCTGCGAAGCGTGCTCGGGGACGAGCTCCCGTTGATCGACTCCGCCGCCGAGGTGGCGGCCGTGGTGGCCCGCGACCTGGCCGCCATGGGACTCGCCGCGCCCCGCGGCCGAACCGGTGGCGCCGCCTACCTCGTGACGGGCGACGTGACCACGTTCGCGCATAGCGCGCGCGTTCTGGGGGTGACGGGCGTGGTCGCCGAGCACCTCGACGTGGCGCGCCTGGCGCGCCGCCGGGAGCTGCGGCCGTGA
- the rph gene encoding ribonuclease PH yields the protein MSPVERVGRGAAELRPVTVELGYNPHAEGSALVTWGRTVVLATVTIEAKLPPHMRGAPHKGGWLTAEYALLPRSTKERVARERLYASGRTQEIQRLMGRALRSTVDLALFRGKTITLDADVLVADGGTRCAAILASYAALHQAADRLVFAGELAEWPLRHEIAAVSVGVVDGETRIDLDHREDAAAELDLNVVATADGKVLEVQGGSEEGPVAAERYVALVAAGVAAVERLLTSVRGQLR from the coding sequence GTGAGCCCCGTGGAACGGGTCGGTAGGGGCGCGGCCGAGCTGCGGCCCGTGACGGTGGAGCTCGGGTACAACCCACACGCGGAGGGCTCCGCGCTCGTTACTTGGGGGCGGACGGTGGTGTTGGCGACGGTGACGATCGAGGCCAAGCTGCCGCCCCACATGCGCGGGGCGCCGCACAAGGGCGGGTGGCTCACGGCGGAGTACGCCCTGTTGCCGCGCAGCACGAAGGAGCGCGTGGCGCGCGAGCGGCTGTACGCCTCCGGCCGCACCCAGGAGATCCAGCGGCTCATGGGCAGGGCGCTACGCAGCACGGTCGACCTCGCGCTGTTCAGGGGCAAGACCATCACCCTCGACGCGGACGTGCTCGTGGCCGACGGCGGCACGCGCTGCGCGGCCATCCTCGCGAGTTACGCCGCGCTGCACCAGGCGGCCGACCGGCTCGTGTTCGCGGGCGAACTGGCGGAGTGGCCGCTGCGGCACGAGATCGCCGCGGTGAGCGTCGGCGTGGTCGACGGCGAGACCCGCATCGACCTCGACCACCGCGAGGACGCCGCCGCCGAGCTCGACCTCAACGTGGTGGCCACGGCGGACGGCAAGGTCCTCGAGGTCCAGGGCGGCAGCGAGGAGGGGCCCGTGGCCGCCGAACGTTACGTGGCGCTCGTGGCCGCCGGGGTGGCGGCGGTGGAGCGGCTGTTGACGAGCGTGCGGGGCCAGTTGCGGTGA
- a CDS encoding bifunctional phosphoribosyl-AMP cyclohydrolase/phosphoribosyl-ATP diphosphatase HisIE, with protein sequence MTELTFGADGLVPVVTQSVTDQAVLMLAYADRAALELTLLTGEAHYFSRSRRELWRKGATSGNTQRVVEVRYDCDGDALLYLVDESGPACHTGARSCFFGTLPGPGLAPAAGAAGAELGAALAELQGVVADRLTRLPEGSYVRRLHERGVGYVAQKVVEEAGEVVVAALQERDDELVGEAADLLFHLSVLFAERGVGLERVAAKLTERRRG encoded by the coding sequence GTGACCGAGCTGACCTTCGGCGCCGACGGGCTGGTGCCCGTCGTGACCCAGTCCGTCACCGACCAGGCGGTCCTGATGCTGGCCTACGCGGACCGGGCGGCCCTCGAGCTCACCCTGCTGACGGGCGAGGCGCACTACTTCAGCCGCTCGCGGCGCGAGTTGTGGCGCAAGGGCGCCACCAGCGGGAACACGCAACGCGTGGTCGAGGTGCGGTACGACTGCGACGGCGACGCCCTGCTCTACCTGGTCGACGAGAGCGGGCCGGCGTGCCACACCGGGGCGCGCAGCTGCTTCTTCGGGACCCTGCCCGGGCCCGGCCTGGCGCCCGCGGCGGGCGCGGCCGGCGCCGAGCTGGGCGCGGCCCTGGCCGAGCTGCAGGGCGTCGTCGCGGACCGCTTGACGCGCCTGCCGGAGGGCTCCTACGTCCGCCGGCTGCACGAACGGGGAGTGGGGTACGTGGCGCAGAAGGTGGTCGAGGAGGCGGGCGAGGTCGTCGTCGCCGCGCTCCAGGAGCGGGACGACGAGCTCGTCGGGGAGGCCGCGGACCTGCTGTTCCACCTGAGCGTGCTGTTCGCCGAGCGCGGCGTCGGGCTCGAGCGGGTCGCCGCCAAGTTGACGGAGCGGCGGCGCGGCTAG
- the rdgB gene encoding RdgB/HAM1 family non-canonical purine NTP pyrophosphatase translates to MTRLAVATLNAGKVREFQEALGTAFELVTAAEAGVGAFPDETGASYEENALIKAGHVAAASGLPALADDSGLEVDALGGAPGVYTARFGGPGLTDGERMAHLLQRLRHVPDPARTARFVCVIVLATPAGAVEAFRGVSEGRILQGPRGAGGFGYDPIFGSNELGLSFAEAGIAQKRRVSHRGRALAAFREWAASPEGAAVLTDTTRRDVEE, encoded by the coding sequence GTGACGCGCCTGGCGGTGGCCACCCTCAACGCCGGCAAGGTCCGCGAGTTCCAGGAGGCGCTGGGCACGGCCTTCGAGCTCGTGACGGCCGCGGAGGCGGGGGTCGGCGCCTTCCCGGACGAGACGGGTGCCAGCTACGAGGAGAACGCCCTCATCAAGGCCGGCCACGTGGCGGCCGCCAGCGGTCTCCCTGCCCTGGCCGACGACTCGGGGCTCGAGGTCGACGCCTTGGGCGGCGCCCCCGGCGTGTACACGGCCCGCTTCGGCGGGCCCGGCCTGACCGACGGCGAGCGCATGGCGCACCTGCTGCAGCGCCTCAGGCACGTGCCCGACCCGGCCAGGACGGCCAGGTTCGTGTGCGTCATCGTGCTCGCCACGCCGGCGGGCGCGGTGGAGGCGTTCCGCGGCGTAAGCGAGGGGCGCATCCTGCAGGGACCGCGGGGCGCCGGTGGTTTCGGCTACGACCCCATCTTCGGCAGCAACGAACTCGGCCTGAGCTTCGCCGAGGCGGGCATCGCGCAGAAGCGGCGGGTAAGCCACCGCGGCCGCGCCCTCGCCGCCTTCAGGGAATGGGCCGCCTCGCCGGAGGGCGCCGCGGTCCTCACCGACACGACCAGGCGCGACGTCGAAGAGTAG
- a CDS encoding DUF2847 family protein: MLKDRIFLLNTPEAVEAFVDRYPTSVIYKAGTCHKTMQGFGFVQEQLEGREDLMCGVIRVVEARAASNLVAERTGVVHESPQVILFQDGAPVFDVDNWDITPEALAAGFAKVPVGEPVAAPTATAGSDLGPYFDVLEKYLAGSIDDAQFEHTYTYMFRGDATLRPGDEVEILNSIFGDVDQHINMHLMMAGKADNSQLRLRAQTAYDRLRELVSARA, translated from the coding sequence ATGCTGAAAGACAGGATATTTCTGCTGAACACCCCGGAGGCCGTCGAGGCGTTCGTGGACCGCTACCCCACCAGCGTCATCTACAAGGCCGGCACGTGCCACAAGACGATGCAGGGCTTCGGCTTCGTGCAGGAGCAGCTCGAGGGTCGCGAGGACCTCATGTGCGGCGTGATCCGCGTGGTGGAGGCGCGGGCGGCGAGCAACCTCGTGGCCGAGCGCACCGGCGTCGTCCACGAGTCGCCGCAGGTGATCCTCTTCCAGGACGGCGCGCCCGTGTTCGACGTCGACAACTGGGACATCACGCCGGAGGCGCTCGCCGCGGGCTTCGCCAAGGTCCCGGTGGGCGAGCCTGTCGCGGCGCCGACCGCCACCGCCGGCTCGGACCTCGGACCCTACTTCGACGTCCTGGAGAAGTACCTGGCCGGGAGCATCGACGACGCGCAGTTCGAGCACACCTACACCTACATGTTCCGGGGCGACGCCACGCTGCGTCCCGGCGACGAGGTCGAGATCCTCAACTCCATCTTCGGCGACGTCGACCAGCACATCAACATGCACCTGATGATGGCGGGTAAGGCCGACAACTCCCAGCTGCGCCTGCGGGCGCAGACGGCCTACGACCGCCTGCGGGAGCTCGTGAGCGCGCGCGCCTGA
- the glpX gene encoding class II fructose-bisphosphatase, which translates to MAKSSSGTPSTGDRAEAAARQDTLDQAGPARPVRAGGLEAALVLDMVRVTEQAAIAASRVAGKGDPDLVDQAGVDAMRLVLNELPIAGEIVIGEGERDEAPMLYIGERVGQAGDDDWQVDIAVDPVEGTNITARMVNGSVAVIAMSERGGLFQAPDTYMEKLIVGPPAKGRVDLTWPVAANLRGVALSLDRAVDDLTVVILDRPRHEQLIREVRDAGARVKLIGDGDVIAALAAAVRGTNVHAVMGIGGAPEGVLAAAALKCLGGEIHGRFKPRNDDERRRLEAAGASEDRVYRTEELAPGQNIVFSATGITDGDLLRGVKFFKNGARTHSITMGYRSRAIRFTDSVHLLGDGARVTIQV; encoded by the coding sequence ATGGCGAAGTCCAGCAGCGGCACCCCCTCCACAGGCGACCGTGCGGAAGCGGCCGCCCGACAGGACACCCTCGACCAGGCGGGGCCCGCGCGTCCCGTCAGGGCCGGCGGCCTGGAGGCCGCCCTCGTGCTCGACATGGTGAGGGTGACGGAGCAGGCGGCCATAGCCGCCAGCCGCGTGGCGGGCAAGGGAGACCCGGACCTGGTCGACCAGGCGGGCGTCGACGCCATGAGGTTGGTGCTGAACGAACTGCCCATCGCCGGCGAGATCGTGATAGGCGAGGGGGAGCGGGACGAGGCGCCGATGCTCTACATCGGCGAGCGCGTCGGCCAGGCCGGCGACGACGACTGGCAGGTCGACATCGCCGTCGACCCCGTCGAGGGCACGAACATCACGGCCCGCATGGTGAACGGCTCGGTGGCCGTCATCGCCATGTCGGAGCGCGGCGGCCTCTTCCAGGCGCCCGACACCTACATGGAGAAGCTGATCGTCGGGCCGCCCGCCAAGGGGCGCGTCGACCTCACCTGGCCGGTGGCCGCCAACCTGCGCGGCGTGGCCCTGTCGCTCGACCGCGCCGTCGACGACCTGACGGTCGTGATACTCGACCGACCGCGGCACGAGCAGCTCATCCGGGAGGTGCGCGACGCGGGCGCGCGCGTGAAGCTGATCGGCGACGGCGACGTCATCGCCGCGCTGGCCGCCGCCGTGCGCGGCACGAACGTGCACGCCGTCATGGGGATCGGCGGCGCGCCGGAGGGGGTGCTGGCGGCGGCGGCCCTCAAGTGCCTGGGGGGCGAGATCCACGGCCGCTTCAAGCCGCGCAACGACGACGAACGGCGCCGCCTCGAGGCTGCCGGCGCCAGCGAGGACCGCGTCTACCGCACCGAGGAGCTGGCTCCTGGCCAGAACATCGTCTTCAGCGCCACCGGCATCACCGACGGCGACCTCCTGCGGGGCGTGAAGTTCTTCAAGAACGGGGCCCGCACGCACAGCATCACCATGGGCTACCGCTCGCGCGCGATCCGCTTCACGGACTCTGTCCACCTGCTCGGCGACGGGGCGCGCGTGACCATCCAGGTGTGA
- a CDS encoding ABC transporter permease has protein sequence MLTFITRRLLMLPVVFVGVTLAIVLLMQLLSPYQRAAAYVQSEQQIRNIDAIIKEFGLEDPWYQQYSRWVGQVFKGNLGYSRTSREPVLTTLKKRFPVTLELALLAIAPVLGVGISMGTAAALNRDKAVDQITRVVSIVGWSLPTFVLGIWLLVIFYGWLGWFQPGRVSTATAVSLAGTSSGFASYTGMLLIDSILNWRWNVFWDALRHMVLPVVTLAVVLSAQIMRVMRSSLLDALGRDYVRTARAKGLPERVVTHKHARRNALIPVITLSGFVLIGLINGVVITETIFNYPGLGQWAASAAVNLDYASVLGFAIFTAMMVVLANLLVDVLYGVVDPRIRYE, from the coding sequence TTGCTTACCTTCATTACCAGACGGCTGTTGATGCTCCCCGTCGTGTTCGTCGGGGTGACATTGGCCATCGTGCTGCTCATGCAGCTGCTATCGCCCTACCAGCGAGCCGCCGCCTACGTGCAGTCCGAGCAGCAGATCCGCAACATCGACGCGATCATCAAGGAGTTCGGGCTCGAGGACCCGTGGTACCAGCAGTACAGCCGCTGGGTCGGCCAGGTGTTCAAGGGCAACCTCGGCTACTCGCGCACGTCGCGTGAGCCCGTGCTCACCACGCTCAAGAAGCGCTTCCCCGTCACGCTCGAGCTGGCGCTCCTCGCCATCGCGCCGGTGCTGGGCGTTGGCATCTCGATGGGGACGGCGGCCGCCCTGAACCGCGACAAGGCCGTCGACCAGATCACGCGCGTGGTCTCGATCGTGGGCTGGTCCCTGCCCACCTTCGTGCTTGGCATCTGGCTGTTGGTAATATTCTACGGCTGGTTGGGGTGGTTCCAACCCGGCAGGGTGTCGACCGCCACGGCCGTCTCGCTGGCGGGCACGAGCTCTGGCTTCGCCAGCTACACCGGCATGCTCCTCATCGACTCGATCCTCAACTGGCGCTGGAACGTCTTCTGGGACGCCTTGCGTCACATGGTGCTGCCCGTGGTGACGCTGGCGGTCGTGCTGAGCGCCCAGATCATGCGGGTGATGCGTTCGTCGCTCCTCGACGCCCTCGGCCGCGACTACGTCAGGACCGCGCGGGCCAAGGGTCTGCCGGAGCGCGTCGTGACGCACAAGCACGCGCGCCGCAACGCCCTCATCCCCGTCATCACCCTCTCCGGCTTCGTTCTCATCGGGTTGATCAACGGCGTCGTCATCACGGAGACGATCTTCAACTACCCGGGACTCGGCCAGTGGGCGGCCTCGGCGGCGGTCAACCTCGATTACGCCTCGGTGCTCGGCTTCGCCATCTTCACGGCGATGATGGTCGTCTTGGCCAACCTGCTCGTCGACGTCCTCTACGGGGTGGTCGACCCGCGCATCAGGTACGAGTGA
- a CDS encoding alpha/beta fold hydrolase produces the protein MPRPRRLLRLPLLAAIAVLVAAACAPAAGGDELARAGAARSTSAGSPLDGIGYFGVEAATPTRPRPADAPDLVIIAFSGHCGLVCDTRSTWSYLDRSTDSTGGVAVLDGIKRAYERLGFGRIEVFGVSSFVTSHYSSISGKIEAGYLQAQAYLDEVRANWIDGVADPTRVVLVGHSHGTVWASLLAMNNLDVTFDSFVALDAICWMWWNKHKGYVKETFVDGPWTIPFPLDQGDPCGTLAVPGQAGRMNINDVVPANVIYGLEVRTSFRLLSLDPNVLADDDVNVRINGTRSNIWGITATESHSDLGRHYNRSISWVAAMLEALGAPDHGAYPMASFVLPAPPAGFEYRGGELTPTSP, from the coding sequence ATGCCCAGACCCAGACGCCTGCTCCGACTCCCACTCCTCGCCGCCATCGCCGTGCTCGTGGCCGCCGCCTGCGCGCCGGCGGCGGGGGGCGACGAGTTGGCGCGAGCCGGGGCCGCGAGGTCCACGAGCGCCGGGTCGCCGCTGGACGGCATCGGGTACTTCGGCGTCGAGGCGGCCACCCCCACGAGGCCGCGGCCGGCAGACGCGCCCGACCTGGTGATCATCGCCTTCTCGGGGCACTGCGGGCTGGTGTGCGACACGCGCAGCACCTGGTCCTACCTCGACCGCTCCACCGACAGCACGGGCGGCGTGGCGGTCCTCGACGGCATCAAGCGGGCGTACGAGCGGCTCGGTTTCGGCCGCATCGAGGTCTTCGGCGTATCGTCTTTCGTGACCAGCCATTACAGCTCCATCAGCGGGAAGATCGAGGCGGGCTACCTCCAGGCGCAGGCGTACCTCGACGAGGTGCGGGCGAACTGGATCGACGGCGTGGCCGACCCGACGCGCGTGGTGCTGGTGGGCCACTCGCACGGTACCGTCTGGGCGTCGCTCTTGGCCATGAACAACCTCGACGTGACCTTCGACTCCTTCGTCGCGCTCGACGCCATCTGCTGGATGTGGTGGAACAAGCACAAGGGTTACGTCAAGGAGACGTTCGTCGACGGTCCGTGGACCATCCCGTTCCCTCTCGACCAGGGCGACCCGTGCGGCACCCTGGCCGTGCCGGGGCAGGCCGGGCGCATGAACATCAACGATGTCGTGCCGGCCAACGTCATCTACGGCCTCGAGGTGCGCACCAGCTTCCGCCTGCTGTCGCTCGATCCGAACGTGCTCGCCGACGACGACGTGAACGTTCGTATCAACGGTACCCGTTCGAACATCTGGGGGATCACGGCCACCGAGTCGCACTCCGACCTCGGCCGGCACTACAACCGGTCGATCAGCTGGGTCGCCGCCATGCTCGAGGCGCTCGGAGCGCCGGACCACGGCGCGTACCCCATGGCGTCGTTCGTGTTGCCCGCGCCACCGGCGGGCTTCGAGTACCGCGGCGGCGAGCTCACCCCGACCTCCCCCTGA
- a CDS encoding class I SAM-dependent RNA methyltransferase, with protein MTREGVKHAKRSGSRREVVTVERTVHGGVALARTGSGEVALVAGALPGETVEAELRRERGVWQGRSLGVVVASPDRVPAHAHPGLDFSFMTYERQLIEKRAVVVDALARARAPLPAATDVDQVVPAPADWGYRNTVQPAAARGGLGYRRPASHEVVVLDEDPTATAAVNAAWSAVTELGGHRGAGVREVAIRANDAGEALVALVSDAPERALLDLAHALVRGGVTGVSYAPHDARGRFRSGATRLAGERFVRQRYGRVTLTVNATSFAQPNARAAGALYEELARWAGDGGTAVELYAGGGAIAFHLAERFGRVLAVEIDRAAVARGLRDLERLGIGNVEFVRQDARAVAVPAGAELVVVDPPRAGLSADARAAIAAGPAARLIYVSCDPATWARDVADLARRGLVLERAVPYDFYPQTHHVELLSLLTRA; from the coding sequence GTGACCCGGGAAGGCGTCAAGCACGCTAAACGGAGCGGCTCCCGCCGGGAGGTCGTGACGGTCGAGCGGACCGTCCACGGCGGGGTCGCCCTCGCCCGCACCGGGTCGGGGGAGGTGGCGCTGGTCGCCGGCGCCCTGCCCGGCGAGACCGTCGAGGCCGAGCTGCGCCGCGAGAGGGGTGTGTGGCAGGGGCGCTCGCTCGGCGTCGTCGTCGCCAGCCCCGACCGGGTGCCGGCGCACGCCCACCCCGGCCTCGACTTCTCGTTCATGACGTACGAGCGCCAGCTGATCGAGAAGCGCGCCGTCGTGGTCGATGCGCTTGCCCGCGCGCGCGCACCCTTGCCGGCCGCGACCGACGTGGATCAGGTCGTGCCGGCGCCGGCGGACTGGGGCTACAGGAACACCGTCCAGCCAGCCGCCGCCCGCGGTGGCCTCGGCTACCGACGCCCGGCGAGCCACGAGGTCGTCGTCCTGGACGAAGATCCCACCGCCACCGCGGCCGTCAACGCCGCCTGGAGCGCGGTCACCGAGCTAGGGGGGCACCGTGGAGCCGGGGTGCGGGAAGTAGCGATCCGCGCGAACGACGCGGGCGAGGCACTCGTCGCCTTGGTCTCAGACGCGCCGGAAAGGGCGCTGCTCGATCTCGCTCACGCCCTTGTCCGGGGTGGCGTCACCGGCGTGAGCTACGCGCCGCACGACGCACGCGGCAGGTTCCGGTCGGGCGCCACGCGCCTCGCGGGCGAGCGCTTCGTCCGCCAACGGTACGGACGTGTGACCCTCACGGTGAACGCCACCTCGTTCGCGCAGCCGAACGCCCGCGCGGCCGGCGCCCTCTACGAGGAGCTGGCGCGCTGGGCAGGCGACGGTGGGACCGCTGTGGAGCTCTACGCCGGCGGGGGCGCCATCGCCTTCCACCTCGCGGAGCGCTTCGGCCGGGTGCTCGCGGTCGAGATCGACAGGGCCGCCGTCGCGCGCGGCCTCCGCGACTTGGAGCGCCTCGGCATCGGCAACGTGGAGTTCGTCAGGCAGGACGCTCGCGCCGTCGCCGTCCCGGCAGGCGCGGAGCTCGTCGTCGTCGACCCGCCGAGGGCGGGTCTGTCCGCGGACGCGCGCGCCGCGATCGCGGCCGGCCCGGCGGCGCGCCTGATCTACGTGAGTTGCGACCCCGCGACCTGGGCGCGCGACGTCGCCGACCTGGCCCGCCGGGGCCTCGTCCTCGAGCGCGCGGTGCCCTACGACTTCTACCCGCAGACGCACCACGTGGAGCTCCTATCCCTCCTGACACGCGCCTGA